The DNA region AGTTAATGATATCAGAACCAAGGATTACTATGCTGGCTATGATAATGAAACCCTTTCATGGATGGAATCATTGGGAAGCAAATATGTATGGTTTTCAGACGATGAAATCGTAATAATGGACTGGTGGGATTCCAACAAGATTCCGTCAGTTTCAGTATGTGACGGTTATGCTCATGAGATATTTTCCTGTACAATACTGGAAAACCGATCTCTGGGAAATATGAATAATTCTAAAGACGTTTTGCTCGTTAAAAACGTCGAATACATTAAAGAGGAAATACGCGGAAACGGTTTAGCTTAAGGTGATAATATATGGAAAACGTAAAAGAATGGAAAGGAATTAACGGACAGCTTGTATCTTTTAAGGAAGTGGTCGGAGACGCTAAAAAGGTAACTTTCATAGGATCTCCGGGAGTATGCACTCCATTTGCAGAATTGATGGCCTATGCGATAAGGGATAAGGAATCTCATTTCATTCCTCTGGTGAATATTGACGATTGCCATCAGTTTGAATCAAAATCCTTCGGAATGGTGCTTAATGCAGAAGTCTCAAATCCTCACGAATCCGATGCCGTAGTGCTTTTGGGAGGCCTTTCAATGCCGAAATATGAACTGGATACTGAAGACATTAACGCTTTGGTTAAGGATATCATTAATGAAAACGGCAAAATAATAGGCGTCAGCTTCATGGACATGTTTACAAAAGCCGGATGGGTTGATAAGGTTCCGTTTGACTGTATTGTTGACGGTACGCTGATTGGTGTGGTTAAGGAATAGCCCACCAAAAATTTAAATACAACTTAAACACAATATAATACTACTATGAGAGCACAAACTATTTTAGATAAATTTGATGAGGAATTTTTAACGATTGACGTTATTGAAACTTCCGACGGCAAGTTCATTACCTTCAATACATTTGATGTGGTTCCGGTTAAATGCAGTATCCGCTATTTCTGGGATTCCACAGGCAGGG from Methanobrevibacter millerae includes:
- a CDS encoding DUF2124 domain-containing protein, giving the protein MENVKEWKGINGQLVSFKEVVGDAKKVTFIGSPGVCTPFAELMAYAIRDKESHFIPLVNIDDCHQFESKSFGMVLNAEVSNPHESDAVVLLGGLSMPKYELDTEDINALVKDIINENGKIIGVSFMDMFTKAGWVDKVPFDCIVDGTLIGVVKE